A region from the Arthrobacter roseus genome encodes:
- the ccsB gene encoding c-type cytochrome biogenesis protein CcsB, translating into MGINEDLGQYSELFMLLAALTYLVAFGAFAWDMAASSKKLAAINHRVVTQSNAAADGTAHPNAATTSTAETAETAQAKLPAMAGTSSHEGLTGPEDRVARSTSDSTGNRSSDSVADESMHYTKERRTAARIGVAVTTLAFVVHLAAVLSRGIAANRVPWGNMYEFATTGALVVAGVFLLVLTRRDLRFLGTFVIGLVLIMLTAATIGIPTPVGNLVPALQSYWLIIHVSIAVTASALFTLTFAMSVLQLLQTRREAALTNGGSPGMSFMRRIPDALSLENLAYRINAVAFILWTFTLMAGAIWAEEAWGRYWGWDTKEVWTFVIWVIFAAYMHARATRGWTGTRAAWLCIVGYLCIIFNFAIVNVYFSGLHSYSGL; encoded by the coding sequence ATGGGAATCAATGAAGACCTCGGCCAATACAGCGAACTTTTCATGCTCCTGGCCGCCCTGACCTATCTGGTGGCCTTTGGCGCATTCGCCTGGGACATGGCCGCCAGCAGCAAGAAACTGGCTGCCATTAACCACCGGGTAGTAACACAGTCAAACGCCGCCGCGGACGGCACAGCACACCCCAACGCCGCAACCACGTCTACTGCAGAGACTGCAGAGACTGCCCAAGCCAAGCTTCCCGCCATGGCCGGAACAAGCAGCCACGAAGGACTGACCGGCCCCGAGGACCGGGTCGCCCGTAGCACCAGCGATTCAACCGGCAACCGTTCATCTGACTCGGTGGCCGATGAGTCCATGCACTACACCAAAGAACGACGTACCGCCGCCCGCATCGGAGTGGCAGTAACAACATTGGCGTTCGTCGTGCATCTGGCTGCAGTCCTCAGCCGGGGCATCGCCGCTAACAGGGTCCCCTGGGGCAACATGTATGAATTCGCCACTACCGGGGCGCTGGTAGTGGCCGGTGTCTTCCTCCTGGTTCTCACCCGGAGGGACCTGAGGTTTCTGGGTACCTTCGTCATCGGCCTGGTACTGATCATGCTGACTGCCGCGACCATCGGCATCCCCACCCCAGTAGGGAACCTGGTCCCGGCGCTGCAAAGCTACTGGTTGATCATCCACGTCTCCATCGCCGTCACCGCCTCAGCACTGTTCACTCTGACCTTCGCGATGTCCGTCCTGCAACTGCTCCAAACCCGCCGCGAGGCTGCCCTCACCAACGGAGGGTCTCCGGGCATGAGTTTCATGCGCCGCATCCCGGATGCGCTAAGCCTTGAAAATCTCGCCTACCGCATTAACGCCGTCGCCTTCATCCTATGGACCTTCACCCTCATGGCCGGAGCAATCTGGGCCGAAGAGGCCTGGGGCCGCTACTGGGGGTGGGACACCAAAGAAGTCTGGACCTTCGTCATCTGGGTCATCTTCGCCGCATACATGCACGCCCGCGCCACCCGCGGCTGGACCGGCACCCGAGCAGCATGGCTCTGCATCGTCGGCTACCTGTGCATCATCTTCAACTTCGCCATCGTCAACGTCTACTTCTCCGGCCTCCACTCCTACTCCGGCCTCTAA
- the resB gene encoding cytochrome c biogenesis protein ResB, with protein MRNTVHDQKVTKPAPTAESTDNVALPALGFIGTLRWAWRQLTSMRTALFLLLLLAVAAVPGSLFPQRPANPAVVAQYIQNNPSAGPWLDRFQLFDVYSSVWFSAIYLLLFISLIGCVFPRASQHAKAIRSQPPRTPQRLSRLRHYGALAIPAERQVPASQAVADAAAILKRRGYRVDVRDADGPHPSVGAERGFIKEVGNLVFHAALIGVLISVAVGGLFGYRGQKILVEDGTFINNLVSYDSFTPGTNFSDGTLDPFSIRLDNFDVTFERETTSNYGQPIDFTAKVTTKTTPDAEPREQVLEVNEPLSFNGTNVYLVGNGYAPVITIRDGEGNITLSEPVVARVNDAAYTSTIVIKAPDAQPFQLGFVGLFIPTAMKGENGQTVAGDPDPFNPQLLLDSYYGDLGLDEGVPTSVYTLDTSELTQLNGRKLDTGGIVLGAYQTYDLPEGKGSITFDGLKRYIGVDITYDPGKIGALIFSSLAVLGLMTSLFIGRRRAWVRAGTHEDGRTMIEYGLLARGEDYRLIGEEKALRTLFENKWSTRNNSEEK; from the coding sequence ATGCGCAATACCGTACACGATCAGAAAGTAACAAAGCCGGCGCCGACAGCGGAATCCACCGACAACGTCGCGCTGCCAGCTCTTGGCTTCATCGGGACCTTACGCTGGGCGTGGCGTCAGCTGACGAGTATGCGCACAGCACTATTTTTACTGCTGTTGCTGGCTGTAGCCGCGGTCCCCGGCTCGCTGTTTCCGCAGCGGCCGGCGAACCCCGCCGTCGTGGCCCAGTACATCCAGAACAATCCGAGCGCTGGTCCGTGGCTGGACCGCTTCCAGCTCTTTGATGTCTATTCCTCAGTCTGGTTCTCAGCGATCTATCTGCTGCTGTTCATCTCCCTGATCGGCTGCGTGTTCCCGCGGGCCAGCCAGCACGCCAAGGCTATCCGCTCACAGCCGCCGCGCACCCCGCAGCGACTATCCCGGCTGCGACACTACGGAGCCCTAGCCATACCCGCTGAGCGACAGGTCCCGGCATCGCAGGCGGTGGCGGACGCTGCGGCTATCCTCAAGCGCCGCGGCTACCGAGTCGATGTCCGTGATGCGGACGGGCCGCACCCCTCGGTGGGCGCCGAGCGCGGCTTCATCAAAGAAGTGGGCAATCTGGTATTTCACGCCGCGCTGATCGGTGTGCTGATCTCCGTCGCCGTCGGCGGGCTGTTTGGTTACCGAGGCCAAAAAATCCTGGTCGAAGACGGCACCTTCATCAACAACCTGGTCAGCTACGACTCGTTCACCCCCGGCACGAACTTCAGTGACGGGACGCTCGATCCGTTCTCGATCCGTCTGGACAACTTTGATGTGACCTTCGAGCGTGAAACGACAAGTAACTACGGTCAACCCATCGACTTCACCGCCAAGGTCACCACCAAGACCACCCCGGACGCAGAACCGCGGGAACAGGTACTGGAGGTCAACGAACCGCTCTCCTTCAATGGGACCAACGTCTACCTGGTCGGAAACGGATATGCACCGGTCATCACCATCCGCGACGGTGAGGGCAACATCACGCTGAGCGAACCGGTGGTCGCCCGCGTCAACGACGCCGCCTACACCTCCACCATCGTCATTAAGGCCCCCGACGCCCAGCCGTTCCAGCTAGGCTTCGTCGGGCTGTTCATCCCCACCGCGATGAAAGGCGAAAACGGGCAGACTGTAGCCGGGGACCCCGACCCGTTCAATCCGCAGCTGCTGCTCGACTCCTACTATGGCGATCTCGGACTCGATGAGGGCGTGCCGACTTCCGTCTACACGCTCGATACCTCGGAGCTGACGCAGCTCAACGGTCGTAAACTGGACACCGGCGGCATCGTCCTGGGCGCGTATCAAACGTATGACCTTCCCGAGGGCAAAGGCTCAATCACCTTTGACGGCCTCAAGCGCTACATCGGTGTCGATATCACCTATGACCCCGGCAAAATCGGGGCGCTCATATTCTCATCCCTGGCAGTACTGGGTCTGATGACCTCCCTCTTCATCGGCCGCCGCAGGGCGTGGGTGCGCGCCGGCACCCACGAGGACGGGCGCACCATGATCGAATACGGCCTGCTCGCCCGCGGAGAGGACTACCGGCTCATCGGCGAAGAAAAAGCGCTCCGCACCTTGTTCGAAAACAAATGGTCGACGAGAAACAACAGTGAAGAGAAGTAA
- a CDS encoding cytochrome c biogenesis CcdA family protein: MNPADITTPATVIVQTAANNPFAETVLSGSMLLAIPVAILAGLVSFASPCVLPLVPGYLGYVTGLTGADLEQQRRGRMFVGVGLFVLGFSAVFMLIGAVFGGLGAWLQRDEQAWITQVSGGLVLLMGVIFLGGFSWFQREAKIHAKPPTGLWGAPLLGITFGLGWAPCIGPTLSAIQLLAFSSGAGAINGAFLTLFYSLGLGVPFLLIALGARRGLGALKFFRRHRLSLQRFGGAVLILLGLLMVSGLWGFWVGQLQDWFTNEVRLPI; the protein is encoded by the coding sequence ATGAACCCGGCCGATATCACAACGCCTGCAACCGTCATCGTGCAGACCGCAGCAAACAACCCGTTTGCCGAGACGGTGCTGAGCGGTTCGATGCTATTGGCCATTCCGGTCGCTATCTTGGCCGGCCTAGTCTCGTTCGCCTCGCCCTGCGTGCTGCCGCTGGTGCCGGGGTATCTGGGCTATGTGACCGGGTTGACCGGGGCGGATCTGGAGCAGCAGAGGCGCGGACGCATGTTCGTCGGTGTCGGCTTATTCGTGCTGGGATTCTCCGCGGTGTTCATGCTCATTGGGGCCGTGTTCGGCGGCCTCGGTGCCTGGCTGCAGCGAGACGAACAGGCATGGATCACTCAAGTTTCAGGTGGCCTGGTGCTTCTCATGGGCGTCATCTTTCTCGGCGGATTCTCCTGGTTCCAGCGGGAGGCGAAGATCCACGCGAAGCCACCGACCGGCCTTTGGGGGGCGCCGCTGCTGGGAATCACCTTTGGCCTGGGCTGGGCACCCTGTATCGGTCCGACGCTATCGGCCATCCAACTCCTGGCATTCTCCAGCGGCGCCGGAGCGATCAATGGTGCGTTTCTGACACTCTTTTACAGTCTAGGACTGGGGGTACCGTTCCTGCTGATCGCCCTCGGCGCACGACGCGGGCTGGGAGCCCTGAAGTTTTTCCGCCGCCACCGCCTGTCGCTGCAGCGTTTCGGCGGCGCCGTGCTGATCCTACTTGGCCTGCTGATGGTTTCAGGTCTCTGGGGATTCTGGGTAGGACAGCTGCAGGACTGGTTTACCAATGAAGTGAGATTACCGATTTGA
- a CDS encoding LysR substrate-binding domain-containing protein, protein MLDDRTLGYIVAVARTGSLRGAAKLLGVAPSAVQRALAGAERRVGCLLFERGTTGARSTAAGRLVIQHAQERCDLDAQFSVQLSLVTSAAVGEVTIGVGPGFIDQFASRVLSPFMHDHPNVQVDIITGGTSELVARLQRDEVDVTVALHPTVDRGVRVVNSVPQPVGLACAVDHRLAAESLIRPAQLSHERMAVLPEGFGLRALHDGFVRAHGVETTVAVQSDSQRAIVAAVATGRVVALLPPVTVTRAVATGAVVLIPVDDAYLARVSAALLTRTGRRLTPAAAALLEACSGWFED, encoded by the coding sequence GTGCTTGACGACCGCACGCTTGGATACATCGTTGCGGTAGCAAGAACTGGATCTCTACGCGGGGCAGCGAAGCTGTTGGGGGTGGCTCCATCTGCCGTGCAGAGGGCCTTGGCCGGGGCGGAACGACGAGTCGGGTGTTTACTCTTTGAACGAGGCACCACAGGAGCCCGCTCGACGGCTGCCGGTCGCCTCGTCATTCAGCATGCTCAGGAGCGCTGCGATCTCGATGCACAATTCTCCGTACAGCTCTCATTGGTGACGTCGGCTGCAGTTGGCGAGGTCACTATCGGGGTGGGCCCGGGCTTCATCGACCAGTTTGCGAGTCGGGTGCTATCACCGTTCATGCACGACCATCCGAACGTCCAGGTCGACATCATCACCGGAGGAACGAGTGAGCTTGTCGCTCGCCTGCAGCGGGACGAAGTCGATGTGACGGTGGCGCTGCATCCTACTGTTGATCGAGGAGTCCGCGTCGTGAACAGCGTTCCTCAGCCCGTTGGATTGGCGTGCGCCGTCGATCACCGGCTTGCCGCTGAATCGCTGATCCGGCCGGCTCAGCTCAGCCATGAACGGATGGCGGTGCTGCCCGAAGGATTCGGGCTCCGGGCTCTGCACGACGGTTTCGTCCGTGCGCACGGCGTGGAGACCACGGTTGCCGTGCAAAGCGACTCCCAGCGGGCGATCGTGGCCGCAGTGGCGACCGGGCGTGTGGTGGCACTACTTCCCCCGGTGACAGTCACGCGAGCTGTCGCTACCGGTGCGGTGGTACTCATCCCAGTAGACGATGCCTATCTAGCCCGTGTGTCTGCTGCTCTGCTCACACGCACCGGGCGACGCCTCACTCCGGCCGCGGCGGCGCTCCTCGAAGCGTGCAGTGGATGGTTCGAAGACTGA
- a CDS encoding aldehyde dehydrogenase family protein: MKLWQDVLGTDVLGSYVSGEVIEGAGERMELVDPSTEVTYTAYRDGGPEVVHRAVEAAHRAGAQWRGLTASERGRILWSVGQAVRANIQELAKLEAQTVGKPLKDAIGETTKVAEMFEYYAGWADKQHGEVIPVPSSHLTYTVREPYGVVAQMTPWNAPIFTAGWQMAPALAAGNTVVLKPSELTPLTSVLLARLAEDAGLPRGSVNVIAGLGPTAGQALVTHPGVGKVVFVGSPKTGRRIAAAAGEQLIPCVLELGGKSANIVFEDADLSRAIGGAAAAIFSGAGQSCVAGSRLLVHKSVHDEVVERLGDLAGRIRQGHPLEEQTQVGPVQNAGQLSQITSMVDAALEGSAHAIVGGSRTDRTGFFYPPTILSGVTNDDPIAREEVFGPVVVAIPFEDEDEAVRLANDSSFGLAGSVWTNAVDRAHRVAGQIRAGTVWVNSYKTINVMAPFGGFGASGFGRSSGRDGLLDYTQSKAVWVETDPEAPLAFGY, from the coding sequence ATGAAACTGTGGCAGGACGTGCTCGGCACCGACGTTCTCGGCTCGTACGTGAGTGGGGAGGTCATCGAGGGTGCGGGCGAGCGGATGGAGCTCGTGGACCCGTCGACCGAGGTGACCTACACGGCGTACCGCGATGGAGGCCCCGAAGTGGTGCACCGCGCCGTGGAGGCCGCGCACCGAGCCGGCGCACAGTGGCGTGGGCTCACCGCTTCGGAGCGCGGACGTATCCTCTGGTCGGTCGGCCAAGCCGTCAGGGCCAATATCCAGGAACTGGCCAAACTCGAGGCTCAGACGGTCGGTAAACCGTTGAAGGACGCCATCGGAGAGACAACCAAGGTCGCCGAGATGTTTGAGTACTACGCTGGCTGGGCCGACAAGCAGCACGGCGAGGTGATCCCCGTCCCGTCCTCTCACCTGACCTACACCGTGCGTGAACCATACGGGGTGGTCGCCCAGATGACACCCTGGAACGCTCCCATCTTTACCGCCGGCTGGCAGATGGCTCCCGCGCTGGCGGCTGGCAACACGGTTGTGCTCAAGCCGTCCGAGCTCACCCCGCTGACCTCGGTGCTGCTTGCCCGGCTGGCCGAGGACGCTGGTCTGCCGCGGGGCTCGGTCAACGTAATCGCAGGACTAGGACCGACCGCAGGGCAGGCACTGGTGACACATCCCGGCGTCGGCAAGGTGGTTTTCGTCGGTTCACCAAAGACCGGCCGACGCATCGCAGCCGCGGCTGGGGAACAGTTGATCCCGTGCGTGCTCGAGCTGGGGGGCAAATCCGCCAACATCGTCTTCGAGGACGCCGACCTGTCGCGTGCCATCGGTGGAGCCGCCGCGGCGATCTTCTCCGGAGCGGGTCAGAGCTGTGTTGCCGGGTCCCGGCTACTCGTCCACAAGAGCGTGCACGACGAGGTCGTCGAACGACTAGGCGATCTGGCCGGACGAATCCGCCAGGGACACCCGCTCGAGGAACAGACCCAGGTCGGCCCGGTCCAGAACGCTGGGCAGCTGAGCCAGATCACGTCCATGGTCGACGCCGCCCTGGAAGGGTCGGCCCACGCCATCGTCGGGGGTTCTCGAACAGACCGAACCGGCTTCTTCTACCCCCCGACCATCCTGAGCGGTGTCACGAACGATGATCCGATCGCCCGCGAGGAAGTCTTCGGCCCCGTCGTGGTGGCGATTCCGTTCGAGGACGAGGACGAGGCCGTCCGGCTTGCCAACGACAGCAGCTTCGGCTTGGCGGGCTCCGTCTGGACCAACGCAGTGGACAGGGCCCATCGCGTGGCGGGACAGATCCGTGCCGGGACCGTGTGGGTTAACTCCTACAAGACCATCAACGTGATGGCGCCCTTCGGTGGATTCGGCGCCAGCGGATTCGGCCGCTCAAGCGGGCGAGACGGCCTGCTGGACTACACCCAGTCCAAGGCCGTCTGGGTAGAGACCGACCCCGAGGCCCCACTGGCCTTCGGCTACTAA
- a CDS encoding TlpA family protein disulfide reductase, whose protein sequence is MQRPIGRLLAVVIVLVFALTACASADPLADQVAAGDGKNYIAGDGSISEYIPEARGASVELSAELYDGTMVDSADWQGQVTVLNFWYAACPPCRLEARDLESLHQKHKDNGVLFYGVNVRDPEATAAAFERNFGVTYPSIDDQDGGVLFSMTDYVPPQAVPTTLVLDKQGRVAARILGLVDKNTLDALISEAVAE, encoded by the coding sequence CTGCAACGTCCAATCGGGAGACTGCTCGCCGTCGTCATTGTCTTAGTCTTCGCCCTGACCGCTTGCGCGTCCGCTGATCCACTGGCTGACCAAGTTGCGGCGGGAGATGGCAAAAACTACATTGCCGGTGACGGCTCGATCTCCGAGTACATTCCTGAAGCTCGGGGGGCTTCGGTGGAGCTTTCGGCTGAACTCTACGACGGCACCATGGTGGATTCGGCTGACTGGCAGGGACAGGTGACGGTGCTGAACTTTTGGTATGCAGCGTGTCCGCCGTGCCGACTTGAAGCCCGGGACCTTGAGTCGCTGCATCAGAAGCATAAGGACAACGGCGTGTTGTTCTACGGGGTTAACGTTCGTGACCCCGAGGCTACCGCGGCGGCGTTCGAGCGCAATTTCGGTGTGACGTATCCCAGTATTGATGACCAGGACGGCGGAGTACTCTTCTCGATGACCGATTATGTTCCGCCGCAGGCTGTACCGACGACACTTGTATTGGACAAGCAGGGACGCGTGGCCGCGAGAATTCTTGGCTTGGTGGATAAGAACACTCTGGACGCCCTGATATCCGAGGCCGTGGCAGAGTAA
- a CDS encoding DUF6318 family protein encodes MEGAGGDLAVSRNVAATTSASPTTTPTPSPTPTATYKPASAEGQAENVPLLELPEEAKKETKAGLEEASRATVYRYLNMGSDELV; translated from the coding sequence GTGGAGGGGGCAGGGGGAGACCTTGCGGTAAGTCGGAACGTAGCCGCCACCACGTCAGCCAGCCCGACGACGACGCCCACCCCGTCACCCACGCCAACTGCTACGTACAAGCCGGCATCGGCGGAAGGCCAGGCGGAGAACGTACCTTTGCTCGAGTTGCCGGAGGAAGCCAAGAAGGAAACGAAGGCGGGTCTAGAGGAGGCTAGCCGGGCGACGGTGTACCGCTATCTGAATATGGGAAGTGATGAACTGGTGTGA
- a CDS encoding NAD(P)-dependent oxidoreductase produces the protein MADQQDPRARSGGTVSIAVVGLGQMGSGMAASLVRAGRQVLGVDPVVGQHLDGVRRVPLATALDEAEVIVLSLPGGEQVQEVIDAVETVETPRVVIDTSTCDPLDTRRRAEQLASGEHLLVDAPVSGGPSGALAGELTVFLGCPDQHLAFVQAMLAPLVGTVTHVGEVGAGHTAKLVNNLLCGIHMCAAKVLLEVSEGARIAPERLVEAVNAASGRSGVTEVNVPRWVLSDTFDSGFPVGLMARDVELAVSVADALGVSSPVAAAAKEMWAQLLDQVGPQQDFNRMVKP, from the coding sequence ATGGCAGATCAGCAGGACCCCCGGGCCCGCTCGGGGGGAACGGTGAGCATCGCCGTCGTGGGACTGGGGCAGATGGGCAGCGGTATGGCGGCATCGTTGGTTCGTGCCGGTCGGCAGGTTCTCGGGGTCGATCCTGTGGTTGGTCAACACCTGGACGGTGTGCGTCGTGTCCCGCTCGCGACCGCGCTGGACGAGGCGGAAGTTATCGTGCTGTCCCTGCCGGGCGGGGAACAAGTGCAGGAGGTGATTGACGCGGTTGAGACGGTTGAGACGCCCCGTGTAGTCATCGACACCAGCACCTGCGACCCGCTGGATACCCGGCGTCGGGCCGAACAGCTCGCGTCTGGTGAGCACTTGCTCGTCGACGCGCCTGTGAGTGGGGGTCCGTCCGGCGCCTTAGCCGGAGAGCTGACTGTCTTCCTGGGGTGCCCAGACCAGCACCTGGCATTCGTCCAGGCGATGCTGGCGCCCCTGGTGGGAACGGTGACGCACGTAGGAGAAGTCGGCGCCGGCCACACGGCCAAGCTGGTCAACAACCTACTCTGCGGAATCCACATGTGTGCGGCTAAGGTGCTGCTGGAGGTGAGTGAAGGTGCACGGATCGCCCCCGAGAGATTGGTCGAGGCGGTAAATGCGGCCTCCGGACGCAGTGGCGTCACCGAGGTCAACGTCCCTCGGTGGGTCCTCAGCGACACCTTCGACTCCGGTTTCCCAGTCGGTCTGATGGCGCGCGACGTCGAGCTGGCGGTGTCGGTCGCCGACGCCCTGGGCGTGTCCTCTCCGGTGGCTGCGGCGGCCAAAGAAATGTGGGCGCAGCTGCTGGACCAAGTGGGTCCTCAGCAGGACTTCAACAGGATGGTGAAGCCATGA
- a CDS encoding DUF3100 domain-containing protein: MKAVKALVRLWPIHLIVLVTSIVAQLIGVRAIPIGIGTILLLPLLFVFVFTLLLNPHIIKPIGKIVSTRRVAAASPLIIIAIMPFIAKFGTTIGPSIEEVIQAGPALLLQELGNLGTILLAFPVAIWVFRMGRESIGAVHSIAREPNIAIIADRYGLRSPEGTGVMGVYVMGTLFGTFVFAIIASLFATTGVFSIEALAMACGVGSGSMMAACSGALAAAVPEATDSITALAGASNLLTYATGMYVSLFIALPLVERMYLRIRPNDPDNPRVETREEPVR, translated from the coding sequence GTGAAAGCCGTGAAAGCCCTGGTCAGACTCTGGCCCATTCACCTCATCGTGCTGGTTACCAGCATCGTCGCACAACTCATTGGTGTGCGCGCCATCCCGATCGGCATCGGAACGATCCTGCTCCTGCCGCTGTTGTTCGTCTTCGTGTTCACACTGCTCTTGAACCCGCACATCATTAAGCCGATTGGCAAAATCGTCTCGACCAGACGTGTAGCCGCAGCAAGCCCGCTCATCATAATCGCGATCATGCCCTTTATCGCCAAGTTCGGAACCACGATCGGTCCGTCAATCGAAGAAGTGATCCAAGCGGGACCGGCGCTATTGCTGCAGGAGCTGGGCAATCTGGGAACGATCCTGCTCGCGTTCCCGGTCGCGATCTGGGTCTTCCGGATGGGGCGCGAATCTATCGGAGCAGTCCACTCCATCGCACGGGAGCCCAACATCGCGATCATCGCTGACCGTTACGGGCTTCGCAGCCCCGAGGGCACTGGCGTGATGGGGGTTTACGTCATGGGCACCCTCTTCGGTACCTTCGTCTTCGCCATCATCGCCTCACTTTTTGCGACGACCGGCGTCTTCAGTATCGAGGCGTTGGCGATGGCCTGCGGCGTCGGCAGTGGGTCCATGATGGCCGCGTGCTCAGGAGCCCTCGCGGCAGCCGTACCGGAGGCCACGGACAGCATCACGGCCCTGGCTGGTGCCAGCAACCTGCTCACCTACGCAACCGGAATGTACGTCAGTCTCTTCATCGCGCTTCCACTGGTGGAGCGCATGTACCTCCGGATCCGTCCCAACGATCCCGACAACCCCCGCGTCGAAACCCGTGAGGAGCCCGTGCGATGA
- a CDS encoding helix-turn-helix domain-containing protein, giving the protein MDRLDELRAAKNAADRNLTQREIAELLATSQTQVHRMLQALERRGGTVEQDPEEIILRVFDDVAVVRVAKACMELQQNVSAGGRAVVVSAGPPGAGKTDVLDSLSLGGYRVIDPDAAKDMLLDEADRYDLLDYRYEHVLPDGGPVGLRELSAHVHILSTRVSDVVRRLALVWQRGRTSLSTVRCPGGR; this is encoded by the coding sequence GTGGACCGGCTCGACGAGCTCCGCGCGGCCAAGAACGCGGCGGACCGGAACCTAACGCAGCGCGAGATCGCCGAGCTCCTCGCGACCAGTCAAACCCAGGTGCACCGTATGCTTCAGGCTCTCGAACGCCGCGGCGGGACAGTCGAGCAGGACCCTGAGGAGATTATTCTCCGAGTTTTCGATGATGTAGCAGTCGTAAGAGTGGCGAAAGCGTGCATGGAACTCCAGCAGAATGTGTCAGCTGGAGGGCGGGCAGTTGTCGTCAGTGCGGGGCCACCCGGGGCAGGTAAGACTGATGTGTTGGACTCTCTGTCTCTAGGTGGTTACCGGGTTATCGACCCCGATGCGGCCAAGGATATGCTCCTTGATGAAGCGGACCGGTATGACCTGCTGGACTATCGATATGAGCACGTTTTACCTGATGGCGGACCGGTAGGGCTGCGTGAACTCTCAGCTCATGTGCACATCCTGTCGACGAGGGTGAGCGACGTTGTTCGCCGGTTGGCTTTGGTTTGGCAGCGGGGGAGAACGTCGTTATCGACGGTACGCTGTCCTGGCGGCCGCTAA
- a CDS encoding Zn-dependent hydrolase codes for MGSVLSVNAQRLVADLEALGQIGRVAAGGLSRTSFSATDTEARNWYFERCAEAGLTVVVDGLGNLIVSSPDVVPETTDRPAVWSGSHIDTVPNGGQFDGALGAIAALECLRRIHEEGIVLERPVRSIVYTDEEGSYAHLLGSSALARGYSLAELEAMNGRDGDRFVDAFTAAGGNLDAATRTKIDPATLHATVELHIEQGPTLENLGHEIGVVTGIVGLGGGSVTFRGRADHAGTTPMLGRKDALVAAGALVVAFPDLAARIGDGAVITSGVISVEPGSANVIPELVHVTVDFRHPDANQLAALEAEIRGAARAIADQYGVDVSIDLEPSIPPAPLNQGIQDLIAAAAAARGLSSSCLPSGAGHDSQNMATLAPTGMIFVPSIDGRSHCPQENTSWIDVENGANVLLDTLIQLAGS; via the coding sequence ATGGGTTCCGTTCTTTCAGTGAACGCTCAACGGCTGGTTGCTGATCTCGAGGCGCTCGGACAGATCGGTCGAGTGGCCGCAGGTGGGCTGAGTCGCACGTCATTTTCGGCGACCGACACCGAGGCACGCAACTGGTACTTCGAACGTTGCGCGGAGGCAGGTCTCACGGTTGTCGTCGACGGTCTCGGAAACCTGATCGTTTCATCGCCGGACGTTGTCCCTGAGACCACCGATCGTCCAGCGGTCTGGTCCGGCTCGCATATCGATACGGTGCCGAACGGAGGCCAGTTCGACGGTGCGCTCGGTGCGATCGCCGCCTTGGAGTGCCTGCGTCGCATCCACGAAGAGGGCATCGTTCTGGAGCGACCGGTGCGCAGCATTGTCTACACCGACGAAGAGGGCAGCTACGCGCATCTGCTCGGCTCAAGCGCTCTGGCGCGCGGGTATTCGCTGGCTGAACTCGAAGCTATGAACGGCCGGGACGGCGACCGTTTCGTCGACGCCTTCACCGCTGCGGGTGGCAACCTCGATGCCGCGACGCGCACCAAAATCGATCCGGCCACGTTGCATGCCACGGTCGAACTACACATCGAGCAAGGGCCCACACTCGAGAACCTCGGACACGAGATCGGCGTAGTGACCGGCATCGTCGGCCTCGGTGGCGGCTCCGTAACTTTTCGCGGCCGCGCTGATCATGCCGGGACGACGCCGATGCTGGGGCGCAAGGACGCCCTCGTTGCTGCAGGAGCCCTCGTTGTCGCCTTTCCGGATCTGGCTGCGCGTATCGGCGATGGTGCCGTGATTACCAGCGGTGTGATCAGCGTTGAACCAGGAAGTGCCAACGTCATTCCGGAACTAGTCCACGTGACCGTTGACTTCCGGCATCCTGACGCGAACCAGCTTGCGGCATTGGAGGCAGAAATACGGGGGGCCGCCCGTGCTATCGCAGATCAATATGGGGTGGATGTCAGCATCGATCTCGAACCGAGCATTCCGCCTGCACCACTCAACCAGGGCATCCAAGATCTCATCGCGGCCGCAGCCGCAGCGCGGGGTCTCTCATCGAGTTGCCTGCCATCTGGCGCCGGACACGACTCGCAGAACATGGCAACGCTCGCCCCGACCGGAATGATCTTCGTGCCGAGCATCGACGGTCGCAGTCATTGCCCGCAAGAGAACACGTCATGGATTGACGTGGAAAATGGTGCGAACGTGCTGCTGGACACGCTCATTCAGCTTGCGGGTAGTTGA